The genomic DNA TGTTACTGCGCCATCATAAAATCGCCCCATAGCTCAAGTCACACGAAACTGCAGCGGATTTTCAAGTATAAGCCCTTAGCAACCGAGAAACTGGTAGCACAAGCAGCATTGGCAAAACACACTCTGATTAGGCAGGTGGGCTCCGTTTTAAGCAAAGTCGATATTGAAACTCCAAACatacaaaacagataaattaCAGAGTGATTATTTGTCTTATAAAAtggttttctgctttataaaaggaTCCACAAGTTTCCTCTAACTGGCAGCTCtcctaatgcatttaaaatacaatttaacttACAAAACTTCAATTTACACGTGACTTTTTGCACAACCATTGTGAGAAGCAAAGTACACCTATATACAgtacttaatttttctctctcaggaTTTAGGTGTCTTATTGTCTCTGTAAAAGACAATTAAGccaaaatgttatattttaagccactgaaatagaaagtaaatattGCCTTTAAGACATGGATATTCCAGAAAATGTAagtatatttgtgatttttgtaTTTACAATTTGGGAAGTCATCTTTACAATGTAGATCGTTAGATAGCACAAGTATATAGCTATCTTCAGGCCATAATATTGGTCCCTCTTCTGCAgaaagttgttttattttatttttgtgggtttTCTCCCTTTGTAGCTGTGTAACTCTAAAGAGATGTTAATGGTGGTTACACAGTAGCTAACCTATGATATATCAGTTTTATACTTCATTGCACAGAATCACCTTTAAAAACCCAACTTCCTGCATTTCACTGCTGTTCCCACTGTTTACTCTGGGTGATTGTCATTCAGATAACATTCTCCTTTATTAGCACTAAGCTctctgtggggtgggggggtgaggagGTGGGCAGAGAGCCTGTCTACTGTATCTCTGTGCCCCCTCAGCacacagcacagagcctggcacctaGGAAGCAAGCActcaaatacttattgaatgaatgaagaaatgactgGATTAGGAGAACTGTCTGGAAGGCTTCCTTCAGTCTAGCATCTAATCTAGTATGTTTCTGGAATGCGTCCAATCAAAATGAATTTCCAGAGTCTGAAAAATCACAGAACCTCCCTCTTTTTCATTATACACTTTCtgtaaaatccataaaacatTGAGCCCTTGATGACatggaaatatttagaaaaattaaaccaCCTTAGAGGTCAGAGGACAAAGCAGAGGAAACTGAAGGGTCATTTCCTTACTCACCAACTGCTGGAGGGAAGTAACAAGGCACACAGGTTGACCAAAGTCCAAAACCAAGTTAGACTTTTGGCAATTGCGTCCAGACTGAGAAGTGGTGCTTTTGAGTGTTTCAATACAAACTTAGACACAGGTATATTCAGAAACAGAGGAAGCAACTAATTAAGAGCTAGAATCAAAGTGAATTACCATTTGCCAGACATATAGATCTGTTCCAGGCAGGGCCAGGGGAAATCGTATTCTGTTGGCTGGAACCATTTCACTGTGCTGATGTTCATACCCATTACAAGCTGCAtgtgaaataaaagtgaaatagcAAAATCCAGCTgtaggagataaaaataaaaatcttatatgtttgAAAGCACTTCAGTGGGTAAAGCAAAACAACATAGTCAGTGGGGATGCTAATAAGTTAATCAAATTAAAGTGTTTGTGattgcattaaaaaacaaagcttCACAGTATATGATGTATTATGCCTTTAAATGAAATAGTCTGGACACATTCAAACAATTTCATCTTAAAACCTAATACAGAATAAAGTAAATATCTAAGAAGCATGAGAATCTAAAATTAAACCATAGTTATTAAGCAAAAGAGTTTATGAATCTGAGTTCTTCCAGGAGGCCTCTTTAGAGTCTGGTAACTAAATGAACAGTAAGCTATCTCTGCTTACAATTAATGAATTAGTTTTTCTATGGATAATGGTGTTTTACAGGAATGACTTTATTTTCAGGAGAATACGAACACTGAAGTGGAATCACCACATCAGTAGTTCTAGTGATAGAATGTCAACCAAAAAACTATCTTAATAGAATATGTATACTAATTTGCCTTCATAATCATTTCCCCAAATACCTACCTCTGTATTCTGCATTTATCATTGCACCAAATGAGAGCAGCCACGAGAGAATTTTTGAAACTCTTACATATATAAGAGGAGGTGGTTTCCAGAAGCTATCTCCAAGTTCAACTGGTAAAATACTCTTGCTCCTCTTCTATGAAATGTAAAGTCTCTGTACATTAACTTTCCTGTAGATCATTTCAGCCCACCATTTTCAATTTCAATCTAATGGATTTAAATAAGAATTATGATCTCTAATCAAAGAATGAACATTTTAGCTTGTCACTGTAGATATTCGGAGACTTTAGGGTATTAAAggcatatttttttcctgaatgtactttacatatatatatatatatatatacacaattaccatctattgttaaataaaaactattttgcaCCAGTAGTTATTAATCCAAATAATTTGGATTTAAGTAATTTCTAATTGAAAGCCTATCTCATGAATTGTTTATAGTGACAGATAATAAACTATTAGtcattttaaagctttaaaagtAAGTTATCAGGATCCACTTCAATTTCCACATGATAATAAAGGATTATTATGTGCAGTAACCTATTTATGAAAAGGAAACAGTGTGCTTCTTTCAGACGCCATCAATTGCTTTAATAAGGAATTGAAAAGCTGGACTACTTTATATGCAGATCACCATTCCAGTTGCATAAGGATTTACAATagacaaaataaaactatttttttctaaagaagggCTGTTTGTTTAAATCACACAATAATATTTGcatctaaaaattatttacagGCTAATAAGGCTTCATAAATGCTATGTAGACTTGGTtagttaaaatcattttaatgctAAGACCAAAACCAAAAGCTTGCTGAAGCTGACAAGGAAAAATTCAAGTAACCCTTGcctaaagaaggcaggaaaaaaaggatGCCTACTTTCTTGGTTTAGGTACTTATTAATCAGGTTGGAGATGCAAAGAGTACATCATCTGATAGCACCCTGTTAACGCTTCCATAAGCTCAAGAAGAAAACGCTGCTTTCTCTGAAAATGTGAAcattgagaaggattctgagtcTAACCTTTAAtcctaaaagaaacagaaactaacGTATACATTTGTCTCTGCTGCCTTGAATTTGCAAAGAACTTACTTGGGAAGTCTTAATCTCACCTTTGAAGTCTTCCTTCAAGGTATGTAATGGCTCATATGTCTTTATTAAATGAGGTGTGTGGCGGCCTCTACTGGTGTGTGTTTATAGAAAATGTTTCAATAGGCAGAAAAAATactaatttcaattaaaaagttaGAAATACAGActctcatttaaatatataaaaatatctaatgcagaaaaaatatattacaagttGTGTAATGTACTcttaattaggaaaataatctaaaacacTGACCATGTTAGTGTAAAATAACGATTTACGGAAGGGCATTAATTGTTCAATTCACTCTGATATtgggttaaatatattttattaatgaattaCTAATCCCAACTGAGGCATTTTATTACCTCTAGTCCACTGTTAAGTCCCCTTAGTTGACTTAAATTAAATCACTTAGAACAAacccaaaggaaaggaaatattttacagttaaatCTATAAAGTCCTAGAACTAGAATCATTTGATGACAGGTCGGTTTCTATAACTCAAGCAAACTGTACGTTGACTTAATATAGCTGACATTTCAATCtattttacagtgtttttaattttaaaaatacaacacattaaaatatgttcaatttATCAAAGCTAAAAGCAACATTTAAGTAATGTACTTAAAGTGCAAAGGCACTTTAACACAAAGAAGTGATGCCTAGTGACTATGCTTGGTAACTGAAGACGGAAATACCATATATCATTATTTACAAAAGAATTTATAGTCTCAAAAGATCTTTGGAGATCTTCTACAAAATACACTAAATAtccattttcatttgaaaagtttGCTTACTCTTTCTTCATTCACTATAATCTCCTCTTCCCATTCCCacactggaaaaataaaagaagaaaaaggaaacaaaaccataaacaaaatatatgaaaaaaatgcacTGTAGAAACATTCATGTTCAATGATGATTCctaaggagagaagggaaaaaaaggtgggggagggaggagagcaagagagaaataatttaaaggaaaacttGAAAAAGCAGTATCATTGCTTCACCCCATCCCCCAAACATCTTCAAAGTCCCCCATTGAGGCTGGGAAAGggagaacacaaacacacacgaaAGCAAATGCAGTGCTTCCAACAGTTTGGAGCAGCATCCTTTGATGCCAGAGGGTTGTAAATGATTTCCCTTCACAGCTGACTGATTGCAGTTTGTTTTTCCAGAACTTCGAGGTAGTCTGGTTCTGATTGCGGCTTAGCTTGCAGTAAAGGGTGGTCTGGTTTTGACTGCCCCACAAAGCATTTCCTGGGAGTTCCATATAAAACGGTTTTATTGATTCTGTCTTGGTTTTGGCGTCGAGATTCATACGAAGGGGCGAACTGCCTTTTAGGTAAGGTACAAAAGTTATAGTGGACGAGTCCTGCACTGGGGAGTTCCTTGACGCGCTCAGCGATATTCTGATACAGCAGCTCGGGCTCTCTTGGGGTGGCTTGCTTTTCTAGCAACTCGGTGGCACTTATAGTGTAAGCAAGTGTGGCtggctcttctttcttctcctccaggTTGCTGTAACTGAATTCTTGCAGGTTTCGGTAATAGGCCACTGGGTCTCCTTCCTTCTGCATGTAGATGGGGTTTTGGCACATCTGACCCACAGGTGGGGGGATGTAGTTATAGACGTGGCCGTCTGCTTTATCCTGAGTCTCAGTGTTATAAGACCCATACTGTAACTGGAAGGAACTTACATCTAAGTTGTTGGCACTCCTGGGAACACTTGGCACTCCCTTTCGGCGTTTCAGGACAAAGACGAATAGGCCAGCCCCAAAGCAGACAGATAAGATAAAGACAACCAGCAATCCTAAAATTAGGACAGAAAGTGGAACTTCAGTGTGTAGTTCAGGATAGGAACTGGGAGACACACTAAGTGAGCGAGGTGTGTCTGTGTTGTGATTCATTGACAAAATGGTTCCATCTGACAAGTTTGGACCGTCTGGACAAATAGCCTCCCTGCCCAGAAACTTCAGGATCTCCCCAGCGTGCTTAGCGGGAGATTCACAGGTCACCTCATTGATGATGACAGGGGAGTTGGCATGCTCTGTCCAGTCCTTTAGTCCCATGATGTCACAGGTGCAGTCCCACGGGTTCTCTTGCAGATCTATCTGGATAAAAGCCGGAAGCTGATCCAGAACCCCTTTCACAGGCAGGTGAGAAAAGTGGTTGTTTCTCAGATTCAGCCTGGTGAGGGCCGTGCCCCCAAATATATTATCGGGTAAGGACCGCAGCAGGTTGTTATTCAGAAACAGTAGCTGTAGGTTAATCAAAGCATCAAAGGTCAGCGGCTTAATTTCCTTAATGACATTATACTCTAAATAGAGATACTGCAAGCTCTGCAGTCCATCAAACATAGCCGGATATAGCACTTCAAGGTAATTGCCATTCAGATAAAGTCTGCGTAAACTGGTCAGGTTTGTGAAGGCACCTTCCTGAATGACTGCAATCCTATTGTTTCCTAAATGCAATAGATCCAAAGAACTGTATTCTAAGAGGTCGTTCTTATAGACGGTTTGAAGATAGTTCCCTGTTAGGTAGAGTTTCTTTGGACTGGTAGGTTTAGGCTGCAGGTCGGAGATATTAGTGAACTTCCTTTCTTGGCAGTTGACATTTAGACCATTGTCCGAACTCTGAGAGGTGCAGACACAGCTactggggcaggtgaggggcacCGGGGACTTGGTCTGGTACACCATGATGGGTCCAAAGCTCTGCCTGTCTTTCGACACTGTGACCCGGGGAGTTGGGCGATTTCTCATTTTGGGTGGCCGGCTCGCTTTTGCAGCCCTGGTTGGGTTGAGAGCCGGATTCATTGTAGGTGACAGCCTTTGGACATGTGTGTCAGCGTGGCCGCCCCTCTGACCGGAGTCACCGGTACTTTTTCTGGGACAGAGGTCTTGCCTGGTCAGCTGGGTCACATCTTTCCCATGCAATCTGAAGGGAGTTTCACAGACAATCTCCCCCACAAAAACAGTTATGGTGTCCAGCCAAGCCTTGAGAGGAAGTAAGTCACAAGTGCAATTCCACGGGTTTTCCTCCAGCTGAATCTCCATGATGCCTCCGATATGCTCGAGGACGCCGGCAAAAGGCATCACTTTCAGCCGGTTCCCTCGCAGGTCTAAGTGGGTCAGCAGGACGAAGCGGAACACATTGCTGGGCAGAGACAGCAGAAGGTTGTCATTCAGGATGAGCACTTTGAGCTTGTTCAGTTTGCTGAAGGCCCCCGCCTCGATGGCACTGATGTAATTGTAGTCGGCCTGGAGGTACTCGAGGCTCTCGAGGCCCAGGAAGGTGTCCTCCCTCAGTACTTCGAgcttgttgttgttgaggtgcaGCCTCTTGAGGGTTTTCAGGCCGCTGAACGCCCCGGTTCGGATCTCCTGCAGCCCGTTGTTACCCAGGTGGAGAGTAACCGCGTTGGAGTAATTGACGAACTCGTTGGGGTACAGTCTCGTCAGGAGGTTGCCATTGAGGAAAAGCTGATAGATTCGATACTGGGGGGGCTGGAGCAGGCTGACAGTTGTAAATCCTTTGTTTTCGCAGTTAATATTCAGTACGTTTTCCTTCTCTTCGCACAGGCAGCGGATCTTGCAAATGTCTTTGGCAGTTTTGCGACTCTCGGTCTGTAAGATCCCGGCCACGGTTAACACACTGAGGAACCAAACGCCGCTCAGCATCTTTAGGCACCGTCGGTGTCAGCTCAGGTACCTACAGGCAAAccttggggaggggggcaggagagAGCGGGATGCGGGGGAGAAAGAAACACGGAAGCCCGATTAAAATGGCAAAGCGAGGGGGCGGAGTGGGACGGAGGAAGAATGCGGGGAGTGTGGACAGCACGGCAGAATGAAATCACTGCGTTTTTCAAAGCGCTttctgctctcctcccctcccccgcagccCACCCACACACGCGTCCCGGAACACACGCTTGCACCTGATTTCCCGGCGGGTCGCAGCCAGCCGCGGAGTCATTAGTAACCGAGTTGTCCTACTAAATCCagcccatctcctcctcctcctcccctggggTATCTTGAAGAGATCTCGGGCGGCTAGCCCGTCCTGGGCTCCCCGCAGaaattgctttactttttttttttttaactgcgcAAAAAGGGGGTGGGAAAATCAGGGGACTGGCggcgggggaagggagagggtggaAGAGCAAAGACAGCGCGCGGTGGGGGTTACTCACACATCAGGAGAAGACGGGACCCCTCTCCTCTGCAGTCCGCCGGTAGTTTAGCATCTTCggaaagagagggagagcaagGTAAAAGGAGACGCCGCTTACGGAAGGATGCCCTGCTTTCTGTCGGTGGATTAAATTTTGCTGGGGGGTGCGCACTGATTAGGAATCCGGCAGGCGGcaagagaagaagaggagggTTGGAGCGGCGGGAAGCTGAGCCCACGGGGACCCGGGGGTTCGACTGAGCAGGGAGGTCGCGAAGCCTGCCGGCTGGGGCGGCGGGCGGCAGAGACGACCGAGACTGGGCGCGCACTTCCAATCCGGCGGCAGGGGCACCAGTGCGCCCGGCAGTTTGAATTTGAGAGGCTTTGCAGGTTCCGCGGGACCGGGCTGGGGTGACGTcacggggggagggggcaggctggGGATCGAGGGCgcgcagtgggggagggaggggcagatgcTTCCCTTCCCTGCGAGTGGCTTTGCAAAGCTCAAATCCCGGCTGCGTCAGTTGCTTCTGAACTACTCCACCTCCAGCCCGGCGGGCGGCGAGTGGCTGGCGAGCTCCTGGAGAGGGGGTTCTCCAGGAGGGGCACCGCCGGGACTCCTCTGGCTCCTCCGAGTGGTTTCTTCCAcccgcccctccctcctggcTCTTCCAGCgggccagtgtgtgtgtgtgtgtgtgtgtgtgtgtgtgtgtgtgtgtgtgcgcgcgcgcgggGGTGTCTCATTCCAGATTCTCGAGCAGGGGTCCAGATCCTTCCGAgtaagggatgtgtgtgtgtagtgtgtgtgtgtagatgtgtCTCTTTGCTACAGGACTGGGGCCCGCCTGCCAAACTCCTAGCTCACATGCTCTTGGTGTGGagagtggggtgtgtgtgcacCGGTGTGTCTGTGTGGGAGGGCGAGGAGTTCTTTTGGGGGATTTATGCTTTACATACAGAGCTTTGTTTCAGTGCTGAGAGAATTACTTTCTGGGTGGTGACTGGCCAGATATTTGCCGGGAATCTGAAAGCCAGCTCAACGTTAGCTTATAGACTgagataaacaacaacaaaacccttcTCCCCCTGAGGTTTATACTTAGCCAGATAATGAGGTTTAAACGTGTGCTTTTTGcctgaaggaaggagaagagaagtggGTGTCAGACAGGCACTGCCAGGCTGAGCTTCAGCTGGGAGTAGGAGCCCAGGAAAGGGTGCTGAGCCCTCCAGGCTGCAGGGTCAGGGAACCAGGGAACAGAAGGCGGAGATGCAGGAAGACTGGCTCCTGAGAAAGAGGAGGAATGAAAGGAGTCCTGGCCTGAGACTCAGGAGACCTGGCTTCGGATCCAGCTCTGTTGCCAGGTGTCACTTGTTTCTGGATCTTCCCacccccatgggcaaaaggggtGGACTTATAAGGGTCCTCCCAGCTCTGACATTTAATCGGATTCAGATAACCTTTCCCCGGGATTATTAATGGCCAGGTGTTGGGTTTTTGCCTTCGGTATCTCATTTCTCCTTAATTATCTTAAGGTCCCCTGGACCCAGGAGTCTCCCAGTTGGAGTCCATTTGCAAGATGGGAATGTCTGCTGGTGCCCGAAAGGGCCAGGCGCTGCCTCTGGTGGGCATGGGGGAGATGAGGCAGCAAAAGCAGGGGGTGAAAAGAGAATGGGAAGAGGAAATGACCAAGCGATGTGCCAGCCCCGCCAGACACTTTAGTTGGCTCTCCCCGCCTCTCGGTCCCGCCTGCCGCAGTCGACACAGGGTCCCATTGCTGCACCAAGTGTGGCAGAGGGGCAATCGCATAGGCAAGCTGAGCCTTCGGAGAACAGAAAGCGCcctgcttctcccctcctccttccctaggAAGCTCAGGTCCTAGGATTGTTCCACCCATACAAGTTCTTTCCTCCCCAAGAAGGGCTCTCATGGTTTATAAACTTAGGCACTAAAGCAACCTGTGGCTCTGGCCTTCTCCTCCGCAATTTGTCACGGGCGTTCTTCTTTCCCCCTGCTTTTCCTTTGGAGAAGAGCCTTGGGCCAGACATCATGAGACCCTCCCCATCCAGTAATTCTTGCTTCACCTTGGGCAACAACCTTTCCTTCCGGGCCCTCGAATTTCCCTTCCCTGTGCCAAAGGGCAACGGGAGAGTGACTGTCcacagagggggagggggcagccctGCGATGGTCTCCCACCCTCCATGGCAATTGCATCATTAGATGCGAGTGGGGTGATGCAGTGGGAGCACAATTAAGCTTCCTTTCATAGCAAAGGGGcatttgtttctacatatttccaaatattaaatatacatagtTCCTAGAGAGATatggtttattcattcagtcgttcatttaacaaacatttattaattaggTTAATATTTCATTGAAGTAGACGCCAACATGAGAGCTAGACAAGACCTTTGAAATCagattcattttatagatgaagacattCCTCAACCAGGGGAAGTGCTGACTTGCTTAAGTTCAAGaatctataaaattagaaacagaacCCAGAAGTTCTGAGTCCCAGGCCAGCAGTTCTCAAAAAAACAACTCCTGCTTACTGTGAATTAGACAACTATCTACCTAAACTTCAATAGTGGTGGTGTTTtacttaaatgtgtttttttctaaaaattgtatTTGAAAGTGAAATACCAAATATGTGTTTCAGTTCTCAAATATCGTAATTtcctttaagacactgatgactcTGTCAAtactccttgaggacagagccTATTAGGAATTGGTGGGGGTAGATAGATGAGGGGGCGCTTGAAATTCTTGATACTACGGGGTGAGGGAAACGGAGCGGTGAGGGCTGGGGTAACGGCACTGGGGACCCCGCGGCGGGGCGGCAGCTCTCCCTTCCGCGGTTAGCTGCCGACACGGGTCGGTGGACCCTCCCACCACTCCTGCGTCTCCCGCTCGTCCCTGAGCTTCCGCAGCCGTTTCCCCAAACACAGTTATTGGGAACAAATCAGCCTCCACCCCGATAAAGCACTTTAAGGAAGTTTCCTCTGGCCCCGCGTCTCTGGAGGAGCGGCCGCGGCACCGCGCCGGGGAAAGCGGGTTCCTAAGGCGGCGGAACGGTGCCGGGTGAACACGGAGCCCGCGGGAGGCAGAGGCGGACGCTAAAATAAGGCAAACGCTCCCCGTCCTCGCGGGGGCGAGGGAGGTAGAAACGCGAACTCCGTCGCCTTGGTCTCACTCGCATCTTCTCGAGTGAAACCGGGCTCGGGTCTCCGGGGCCGCCAGCGGGCGCGGCGAGTGAGGGCGGGCGGGCAGTACCCCTGCGCCCCGGCTGCGAGGGGGTTAACGGAGCCCGGCCGGCCCGGGGAGGGGGCTTCCaccgcccgcccgccgccgcctTCGGCCCCCGCTCCGGAGTCCCTGGCCCAGCCCTTCCCGAAGGGCTCTTCCGGGCGACCCAGGGGCCGGGCGAGTCCCCTGTGGCCGGGCCCCATGCACCGACCGCTCGCGCAGCTCTCCCTGCGCTCACCCCACACCGCCGCGACGGCCGCTCGCGCCGCCCTCTCCCCCGGGCCCGGGCGCCGCGTCCTCGTCGGGAGCGGTGGCCGCGGGGCCGCACGACGCCCGGAGCCGGACCACGCCCGCGCGACTGTCCCGACGCCGGACAGCCGGAGCGGGGGCGGCGGTCAGGGGCGGCCGCCCGCGCGCGATCCCTGGCGGATCGCGCCGTCTGCCCACGCCCGTTCCCTCCGCCTGGGGCTGTGGCCGCGAAAGTCAGGGGCCAGCGCGGAGCCAGCTAGTCGGCCGCGTCGCCGCGGCGCCCCCGAGTACTCAGAACTTACCCGGCGAGCGCGCCGCCCGGAGCTTCCCCCAGAGGCGCCCGCGGCATCCGCGACCCGGGGAGGCGCGGGAGGCTGCGCGGCCTCGGCCCGGCGCGGCCCGGGAGCGAGGGCTCGGGGGCGAGCGCGGGCGGCGCCCCCAAGGGCAGGCAGATCCCCACTGGAGCGGCTCGCCGCCTGGCAGCGCTtctggcaggaaggagggagggatccgggagggaggaggagaggagggcgggagcggggaggaggaaagagaggggagGGCGGGCCGGCGGCCCCTCGCCCGCGCTTATCAATCACCCCGCAGATCAAATGTCCCCGCGGCGCACCAGGGAGGGGGATGGACCGGCCCACAAAGGAGCCGCTGCTCCGTTTCTCTGACCAGCGCCGCGGAGCTCTGCTCAAGCCTCCCGGCCCCCCTCGCCTGGAACTCTGCCCAGTCCCTGCAGCTTCCACCGGGGGCTGCGGATCGGACGCGGTCAAGTGAAATAGGGTGGCCCTCGGTCAGGACTGTTTGCTAGGGTACACTCTGATCACAGGGTGGAAGTTACGGACAAGTGAAAGCAGCCAGCCCTCCGAGCCGGACACGGTCCGGGACGGCTGCCTTCCCTTAACTAGTCAGCGCCCGGTCCTCGCAGCTTGCGGGCAGATCTGTAAGGACCTCCTACGAGGACGGTAAACACGGTATTTCCATATAATGTAGAGCCGGGCGAGACCAGTGCAAACGCTTTCACCAGAGCCAGCCCTTCGCAGCATTCCAGTCCCTGTTTCCGtttgattcttttcattcttcatgACGTTGCCTGGATCTACTAGAGCGGACTTTGGGCCaccctctcttcccttttctcctttctttgcaCTCCTGTTAGTAGTCCAGGTGGTTGTGTTTCGATAACGGGAAGGCGCTCTGGGCAAGAGTCACTGTAGTTCTAGAGGGAGCTGCGGTTTTCGCCCAGAGCTTTGCGGTTCCCTCCAGACCCGCTTTCCCCAGGGCCTCTCCTCGCCTCTACCAGGGTCTTAGGGAGAAAGTTGCAGTTGTGTAAAGACTGGAGCAGGGAGTTGATTTGATGGCACCGAGACATTTCCCCTTCAGTCGTGGAGGAGAGCAGCCTTAATTAAAGTCGTCACCGTCCCCTGTCCTTTTCATACCCCCTACGGAGTCTGTAAAACCCCAATTCTTGAGAATATCCACCACCAGCTGGGTGGCGGAGaataggaggggaggggaggggaggggtgcaaAATTAGAGCAAAAA from Lagenorhynchus albirostris chromosome X, mLagAlb1.1, whole genome shotgun sequence includes the following:
- the SLITRK2 gene encoding SLIT and NTRK-like protein 2, with protein sequence MLSGVWFLSVLTVAGILQTESRKTAKDICKIRCLCEEKENVLNINCENKGFTTVSLLQPPQYRIYQLFLNGNLLTRLYPNEFVNYSNAVTLHLGNNGLQEIRTGAFSGLKTLKRLHLNNNKLEVLREDTFLGLESLEYLQADYNYISAIEAGAFSKLNKLKVLILNDNLLLSLPSNVFRFVLLTHLDLRGNRLKVMPFAGVLEHIGGIMEIQLEENPWNCTCDLLPLKAWLDTITVFVGEIVCETPFRLHGKDVTQLTRQDLCPRKSTGDSGQRGGHADTHVQRLSPTMNPALNPTRAAKASRPPKMRNRPTPRVTVSKDRQSFGPIMVYQTKSPVPLTCPSSCVCTSQSSDNGLNVNCQERKFTNISDLQPKPTSPKKLYLTGNYLQTVYKNDLLEYSSLDLLHLGNNRIAVIQEGAFTNLTSLRRLYLNGNYLEVLYPAMFDGLQSLQYLYLEYNVIKEIKPLTFDALINLQLLFLNNNLLRSLPDNIFGGTALTRLNLRNNHFSHLPVKGVLDQLPAFIQIDLQENPWDCTCDIMGLKDWTEHANSPVIINEVTCESPAKHAGEILKFLGREAICPDGPNLSDGTILSMNHNTDTPRSLSVSPSSYPELHTEVPLSVLILGLLVVFILSVCFGAGLFVFVLKRRKGVPSVPRSANNLDVSSFQLQYGSYNTETQDKADGHVYNYIPPPVGQMCQNPIYMQKEGDPVAYYRNLQEFSYSNLEEKKEEPATLAYTISATELLEKQATPREPELLYQNIAERVKELPSAGLVHYNFCTLPKRQFAPSYESRRQNQDRINKTVLYGTPRKCFVGQSKPDHPLLQAKPQSEPDYLEVLEKQTAISQL